Proteins co-encoded in one Thermococcus sp. genomic window:
- a CDS encoding nucleotidyltransferase family protein has protein sequence MQVSRVRTLRDVQRVLRVHKEELRERYGVKRIGVFGSYSRGEQKEDSDVDILVEFEKPIGLIDFIRLQEYLESLLGVKVDLVTKGALKKRIKERILQEVKYV, from the coding sequence ATGCAGGTTTCCCGAGTCAGAACCCTCAGGGACGTCCAAAGGGTACTCCGCGTACATAAGGAGGAGCTTAGGGAGAGATACGGTGTCAAGAGAATTGGGGTGTTTGGCTCTTACTCGCGCGGAGAGCAGAAGGAAGACAGCGACGTTGACATTCTCGTCGAGTTTGAAAAGCCAATAGGACTCATAGACTTCATTCGACTTCAGGAATACCTCGAGAGCCTCCTCGGGGTTAAAGTTGACCTTGTGACCAAAGGAGCGCTCAAAAAGAGGATTAAAGAACGTATTCTTCAAGAGGTGAAGTACGTATGA
- a CDS encoding signal recognition particle protein Srp54, whose protein sequence is MALEKLGKALNNALRKLARSSTVDEATIKEVVRDIQRALIQADVNVRLVLQLTKTIEKRALEEKPPAGASKKEHIIQIVYEELTKFLGKEAKPLEIKEKPTILLTVGIQGSGKTTSVAKLARHLQKRGYKVGLVCSDTWRPGAYYQLKQLVEPFGIEVFGDPEEKDAVKLAREGVEYFRGKGVDVIIVDSAGRHKEETGLIEEMRQISEAIKPHEVILVIDGTIGQQAHSQALAFKEATPIGSIIVTKLDGSAKGGGALSAVAATGAPIKFIGVGERIDDLEPFDPKRFVSRLLGMGDIEGLLQKLEELQKEQEFKEEDLEKFLKGKFNLKDMYAQLEAMQKMGPLKQILQMIPGMGYSLPEDAVKVGEEKLKRYRIIMDSMTEEELEHPEIINYSRIKRIARGSGTSTQEVRELLHQYNQMKKMFKSMDKRKLSKMARKFNFGGFGI, encoded by the coding sequence ATGGCCTTAGAAAAGCTAGGGAAGGCACTCAACAATGCCCTCAGGAAGCTTGCCCGTTCGAGCACCGTTGACGAGGCCACCATTAAGGAGGTGGTACGCGACATCCAGAGGGCGCTCATCCAAGCCGACGTTAACGTTAGGCTGGTTCTCCAGTTAACAAAGACGATAGAAAAAAGGGCGCTTGAAGAGAAACCTCCCGCAGGGGCATCAAAGAAGGAGCATATAATCCAGATAGTTTACGAGGAGCTTACAAAGTTTCTCGGAAAGGAAGCCAAGCCCCTCGAAATAAAGGAGAAGCCGACCATCCTGCTCACCGTTGGTATACAGGGTTCGGGTAAGACCACGAGCGTGGCAAAGCTGGCGAGACATCTCCAGAAGAGGGGTTACAAGGTGGGCCTCGTCTGTTCGGACACCTGGCGTCCCGGTGCCTATTACCAGCTCAAACAGCTCGTTGAGCCATTTGGAATAGAGGTCTTTGGCGATCCCGAGGAAAAAGACGCCGTGAAGCTTGCCCGCGAGGGTGTTGAGTACTTCAGGGGCAAGGGTGTGGACGTCATAATAGTCGACTCCGCGGGAAGGCACAAAGAAGAAACCGGTCTCATCGAGGAGATGAGACAGATAAGCGAGGCAATAAAGCCCCACGAGGTGATCCTGGTCATCGATGGAACCATTGGCCAGCAGGCACACAGTCAGGCACTCGCGTTCAAGGAAGCAACACCGATAGGCTCGATAATAGTCACCAAACTCGACGGCTCCGCCAAGGGTGGTGGGGCACTATCCGCTGTGGCAGCGACCGGAGCGCCGATAAAGTTCATCGGCGTAGGGGAGAGGATAGACGACCTGGAACCCTTTGACCCCAAACGCTTCGTGTCCAGACTCCTCGGAATGGGTGATATAGAGGGACTGCTCCAGAAGCTTGAGGAGCTCCAGAAGGAGCAGGAGTTCAAGGAGGAAGACCTTGAGAAGTTCCTCAAGGGCAAGTTCAACCTAAAGGACATGTACGCCCAGCTTGAGGCGATGCAGAAAATGGGGCCTCTCAAGCAGATACTCCAGATGATCCCGGGAATGGGCTACTCCCTGCCGGAGGACGCGGTTAAAGTCGGCGAGGAGAAGCTGAAGAGGTACAGGATAATAATGGACTCGATGACGGAGGAAGAGCTCGAACATCCTGAGATCATCAACTATTCGAGGATAAAGAGAATCGCCAGGGGTTCAGGAACAAGTACCCAGGAGGTCAGGGAGCTGCTCCACCAGTACAACCAGATGAAAAAGATGTTCAAGAGCATGGACAAGAGAAAGCTTTCTAAGATGGCAAGGAAATTTAACTTTGGAGGGTTTGGGATATGA
- a CDS encoding isopentenyl phosphate kinase produces MIIVKVGGSVFSDKKGEPENFDRETVGNIAKEIAKFYPRENFIIVHGGGSFGHPEAKKYGIREGLPEDWETANFRRIGFTETHQAMLRANAKFIKAFVREGLPAFSVSTSSVFITENGEVAYGDLEVVERLLELRFIPVLFGDVSIDLAKGIDILSGDQIITYLAKMLEPEKVIFLMDVDGIYDGKPGEGGLIQNLSREEIDSLLERLHCTAAGTDVTGGICNKLKEAKKIADHSEVWFVNGKVPGRLSGAIRGDGFGTRINI; encoded by the coding sequence ATGATAATCGTCAAGGTCGGCGGCAGTGTCTTCAGCGATAAGAAAGGTGAGCCCGAGAACTTTGACCGTGAGACCGTGGGGAACATAGCAAAGGAGATAGCCAAGTTTTATCCCCGTGAGAACTTCATCATCGTTCATGGCGGGGGGAGCTTCGGCCATCCCGAGGCGAAAAAGTACGGTATAAGGGAGGGCCTCCCCGAAGACTGGGAGACCGCCAACTTCCGGAGGATAGGCTTCACCGAGACCCATCAGGCCATGCTCCGGGCAAACGCGAAGTTCATCAAAGCCTTCGTCCGTGAGGGTCTGCCGGCCTTCTCCGTCTCGACATCCTCCGTCTTCATAACCGAAAACGGTGAGGTCGCCTACGGTGACCTTGAGGTCGTGGAAAGACTGCTGGAACTCAGATTCATTCCCGTTCTCTTTGGAGACGTCTCGATAGACCTCGCGAAGGGCATCGACATACTCTCCGGCGACCAGATCATAACCTACCTCGCCAAGATGCTTGAGCCTGAGAAGGTCATCTTCCTCATGGACGTTGACGGAATCTACGACGGCAAGCCCGGTGAGGGGGGGCTGATTCAGAACCTCAGCAGGGAGGAGATAGACTCCCTCCTCGAAAGGCTCCACTGCACCGCCGCCGGAACCGACGTCACCGGCGGAATCTGCAACAAGCTGAAGGAGGCAAAGAAGATAGCCGACCACTCCGAGGTCTGGTTCGTGAACGGCAAAGTTCCTGGGAGGCTGAGCGGGGCGATACGGGGTGACGGCTTTGGAACGAGGATCAACATTTAA
- a CDS encoding mevalonate kinase, with translation MRVLASAPAKIILFGEHSVVYGKPAIAAAIDLRTYVRAEFNDSGAIKIEAKDIRVPGLTVSFSEDEIYFESDYGKAAEVLSYVRQAIELVRDEADANDKGITVSITSQIPVGAGLGSSAAVAVATIGAVSKLLGLELTNEEIGKLGHKVELLVQGASSGIDPTVSAIGGFIHYEKGSFEHLPFMELPIVVGYTGSSGSTKELVAMVRRTYEEMPGVIEPVLVAMGKIVEKAREVIVSDLDEEVRFEKLGRLMNINHGLLDALGVSTKKLSELVYAARVAGAIGAKITGAGGGGCMYALAPKNQSEVATAITIAGGTPMITRISREGLRIEEVLP, from the coding sequence ATGAGGGTTTTAGCGTCAGCACCCGCTAAAATTATCCTCTTCGGCGAGCACAGCGTCGTCTACGGAAAGCCGGCGATAGCAGCTGCCATAGACCTCAGAACCTACGTCCGGGCCGAGTTCAACGATAGTGGGGCTATTAAAATCGAGGCCAAGGACATACGCGTCCCGGGTCTTACTGTATCCTTCTCCGAGGACGAGATATACTTCGAGAGCGACTACGGAAAGGCGGCTGAAGTGCTTAGCTACGTCAGGCAGGCCATTGAGCTCGTTCGGGACGAGGCGGACGCAAACGACAAAGGAATAACTGTCTCGATAACCTCTCAGATACCCGTCGGGGCTGGCCTCGGCTCATCCGCTGCGGTTGCCGTTGCGACCATCGGTGCGGTCTCAAAACTGCTCGGCCTTGAGCTGACCAACGAGGAGATAGGAAAGCTCGGCCATAAGGTCGAACTCCTCGTTCAGGGGGCATCGAGCGGAATTGACCCAACAGTCTCGGCCATAGGCGGCTTCATCCACTACGAGAAGGGGAGCTTCGAGCACCTCCCCTTCATGGAGCTGCCCATAGTAGTCGGCTACACGGGTTCAAGCGGGTCGACGAAGGAACTGGTGGCCATGGTGAGGAGAACCTACGAGGAGATGCCCGGGGTCATAGAACCGGTGCTCGTTGCGATGGGCAAGATAGTTGAGAAGGCCCGGGAGGTAATAGTCTCAGACCTCGACGAGGAGGTTCGCTTTGAAAAGCTCGGACGGCTCATGAACATCAACCACGGCCTCCTGGATGCCCTGGGCGTCTCAACAAAGAAGCTCAGCGAACTGGTCTACGCCGCGAGGGTTGCTGGGGCGATAGGGGCGAAGATAACCGGCGCCGGCGGGGGCGGCTGTATGTACGCTTTAGCGCCGAAGAACCAGAGCGAAGTTGCCACAGCTATAACGATAGCCGGTGGAACGCCGATGATAACGAGGATAAGCCGTGAGGGACTCAGGATAGAGGAGGTTCTGCCATGA
- the mtnP gene encoding S-methyl-5'-thioadenosine phosphorylase: MPRIAIIGGSGVYDPKLLQNVREEFVSTPYGKVRVKIGEYGGEEIAFLARHGEGHSVPPHKINYRANIWALYELGVERILSTSAVGSLNEAMKPGDFVILDQLLDFTKTRHYTFYDGDDSPHDRKFVAHVDFTDPYCPELRKALITAARELGFEYHPTGTYACMEGPRFETRAEIRALKILGADVVGMTQCPEAALARELEMCYASVAIVTNFAAGISREKLTHTEVVELMAKKSEEIKYLLMKSIKYIPKERHCPCKDALKGATGE, encoded by the coding sequence ATGCCGAGGATAGCAATTATTGGAGGTTCCGGAGTCTACGACCCGAAGCTGCTCCAGAACGTCAGGGAGGAGTTCGTAAGCACTCCCTACGGAAAGGTCAGGGTGAAGATAGGCGAGTACGGTGGCGAGGAGATAGCTTTCCTGGCCAGGCACGGCGAGGGGCACAGCGTTCCCCCCCACAAGATCAACTACCGCGCCAACATCTGGGCGCTCTATGAACTCGGCGTCGAGAGGATTCTCTCGACTTCAGCGGTCGGCTCGCTCAACGAGGCGATGAAGCCGGGGGACTTTGTCATTCTCGACCAGCTACTCGACTTCACCAAGACGAGGCACTACACCTTCTACGACGGTGATGATAGCCCCCACGACAGGAAGTTCGTGGCCCACGTTGACTTCACCGACCCCTACTGCCCTGAGCTGAGGAAGGCACTGATAACTGCCGCGAGGGAGCTTGGGTTTGAATACCACCCGACGGGAACCTACGCCTGCATGGAAGGGCCGCGCTTCGAGACGAGGGCTGAGATACGGGCCCTTAAGATACTCGGGGCTGACGTCGTCGGAATGACCCAGTGCCCGGAGGCAGCCCTCGCCAGGGAGCTTGAGATGTGCTACGCCAGTGTTGCCATAGTCACCAACTTTGCCGCGGGGATAAGCAGGGAGAAGCTCACCCACACCGAGGTAGTCGAGCTGATGGCCAAAAAGAGCGAGGAGATAAAGTACCTCCTCATGAAGTCCATCAAGTACATACCGAAGGAGAGGCACTGCCCCTGCAAGGACGCCCTGAAGGGCGCGACCGGGGAGTGA
- the udp gene encoding uridine phosphorylase translates to MVEKFVSAERPQTEEGYQYHIACKPGDVARYVLLPGDPERVPKISSLWDEAREIAFHREYRTHTGKYKGVPISVTSTGIGGPSTAIAIEELAAIGADTFIRVGSTGAIQPGMEIGDLIIAKAAVRLEGTSKQYVRVEYPAVADLEVTLALIEAAETLGVRYHIGITASTDSFYLGQGRPGLRGYFPSFAKNIMDDLRQANVTNFEMEAATLYTLANIYGLRAGCVCAVFANRITNEFGKAGEKEAALVASEAVKILAEWDEEKERKGKKVWFPGLRG, encoded by the coding sequence ATGGTTGAGAAGTTCGTATCGGCTGAGAGGCCCCAGACGGAGGAGGGCTACCAGTACCACATAGCCTGCAAGCCGGGGGACGTTGCACGCTACGTTCTCCTCCCCGGAGACCCAGAGAGGGTCCCCAAGATAAGCTCCCTCTGGGACGAGGCCAGGGAGATAGCATTCCACAGGGAATACAGAACGCACACTGGAAAGTACAAGGGGGTTCCAATAAGCGTCACTTCCACTGGAATAGGGGGCCCCTCAACGGCGATAGCCATTGAGGAGCTCGCCGCCATCGGGGCGGACACCTTCATAAGGGTCGGTTCGACCGGGGCAATCCAGCCGGGGATGGAAATCGGAGACCTGATCATAGCAAAGGCCGCCGTGAGGCTCGAAGGCACCTCAAAGCAGTACGTTCGCGTCGAGTATCCCGCCGTTGCGGATCTCGAAGTTACCCTAGCACTCATCGAGGCGGCTGAAACTTTGGGCGTTCGCTACCACATAGGCATCACTGCTTCGACCGACAGCTTCTACCTCGGCCAGGGGAGGCCGGGGCTCAGGGGCTACTTCCCGAGCTTCGCAAAGAACATAATGGACGACCTGAGGCAGGCCAACGTCACGAACTTCGAGATGGAGGCGGCAACCCTCTACACCCTTGCCAACATCTACGGACTCAGGGCCGGCTGTGTCTGTGCGGTCTTCGCCAACAGGATAACCAACGAGTTCGGGAAGGCCGGGGAGAAGGAGGCCGCCCTCGTTGCCAGCGAGGCTGTGAAGATACTCGCCGAGTGGGACGAGGAGAAGGAGCGGAAGGGCAAGAAGGTCTGGTTCCCCGGGCTGAGGGGTTGA
- a CDS encoding pyridoxal-phosphate dependent enzyme, producing MLVCSKCGREYPEEFRLTCECGGTLLVRRKLPLSFSEAITSNLDMRRYLRLLPVSEEHLPGLVPSITPVSGLDTRGVNAFFKLEYLQPTGSFKDRGTWVTVSKLRESDITEVVLDSSGNAAVSLAVFARRTGIKAHLFVPAHTSPGKLALLEKVGAELHIVSGDRMAVHREAVEFAEENGLVYVSHWLNPYFLEGTKTVSFEAYEQLGVPDYVIAPAGSGTLFLGLWKGFSELKCLGEIDRLPTFVAVQAAGYESLCERSSVKSHLAEGIAITEPPRLEEMRAVLDETGGTCVSVGDSETGQALKWLWGRGFMVEPTSATVLAALWELVESGEIPEGSSVLLPLTGSGLKTVEGI from the coding sequence GTGCTGGTATGCTCTAAATGCGGCAGGGAATACCCCGAAGAATTCCGGTTAACCTGTGAATGCGGGGGCACGTTGCTGGTCAGGCGGAAACTTCCCCTGAGTTTTTCCGAGGCTATAACTTCCAATCTTGACATGAGGCGGTACCTCAGGCTTCTTCCGGTTTCTGAGGAGCACCTTCCCGGGCTGGTTCCTTCAATAACTCCCGTCTCCGGGCTCGATACCCGGGGGGTCAATGCCTTCTTCAAACTCGAATACCTTCAGCCAACCGGCTCCTTCAAGGACAGGGGCACGTGGGTGACGGTGTCGAAGCTGAGGGAAAGCGACATCACTGAGGTCGTCCTCGACAGCTCCGGGAACGCTGCGGTAAGCCTGGCCGTGTTTGCAAGGAGGACAGGAATAAAGGCGCACCTCTTTGTCCCGGCTCACACGAGCCCTGGAAAGCTGGCTCTCTTGGAGAAGGTGGGGGCGGAGCTTCACATAGTCAGCGGTGATAGAATGGCCGTTCACCGGGAGGCAGTGGAGTTCGCCGAGGAGAACGGCCTGGTCTACGTCTCCCACTGGCTCAACCCATACTTCCTTGAGGGGACGAAGACTGTCTCCTTTGAGGCCTACGAGCAACTTGGAGTTCCCGACTACGTCATTGCTCCGGCCGGAAGCGGAACTCTCTTCCTTGGCCTATGGAAGGGGTTTTCAGAGCTCAAGTGTCTTGGGGAGATTGATAGGCTCCCCACGTTTGTGGCGGTGCAGGCGGCCGGCTACGAGAGCCTCTGCGAGCGCTCGTCGGTTAAAAGTCACCTCGCGGAGGGGATAGCGATAACCGAGCCCCCTCGGCTGGAAGAAATGAGGGCGGTTCTTGACGAAACCGGAGGCACCTGCGTAAGCGTGGGTGACTCCGAAACAGGGCAGGCCTTGAAATGGCTCTGGGGAAGGGGCTTTATGGTGGAGCCGACGTCCGCAACGGTTCTTGCGGCCCTGTGGGAACTGGTCGAGAGCGGCGAAATTCCAGAGGGTTCGAGTGTCCTTCTCCCCCTCACCGGTTCCGGGCTGAAGACGGTTGAAGGTATTTAA
- a CDS encoding NAD(P)/FAD-dependent oxidoreductase: MIFEMMKYDVVVVGASAGGITTALAARRFYPDKSILVVKKEDVGIISCGIPYVFGSLRSIDEDIIPLDMFFKPAEIDVLVDEVTHIDPKAKLVRTRGGEEVRWDKLVIATGSRPVLPEVPGFDLEGVHTIPKDYEYLKGLKERLKKAENVVIIGGGFIALEVGDEIRKLGKNVTLVVRSRLLRNSFDPEFSEMAENRLREAGVDIVYGHVERLLGGGRVERVRLVDGTELPADLVIFSIGYRPNVELAVKAGLRVTRYGIWTDEYMRTSHPDIFAVGDCVEHRDFFTGKPYTLMLASTATFEARIAGANLFRLQIVRENRRTIGVYATHVAGLTLAAAGLTEEAARKEGFEVIVGYGKAPDKHPAVFPGTSMITAKLIFSRDRGAILGAQIAGGESVGEMINILALAIQKRLTASELYTLQIATHPLLTASPVAYPVLQAAEDALAKLRT; the protein is encoded by the coding sequence GTGATTTTCGAAATGATGAAGTACGATGTTGTAGTTGTCGGCGCGAGCGCCGGCGGAATAACCACGGCCCTCGCCGCGAGGCGGTTTTATCCAGACAAGAGCATATTGGTGGTCAAAAAGGAAGACGTCGGCATAATCTCCTGCGGCATTCCGTACGTCTTCGGGTCGCTCAGGAGCATCGATGAAGACATAATCCCCCTCGACATGTTCTTCAAGCCTGCGGAAATAGACGTTCTTGTGGACGAGGTGACCCACATAGACCCCAAGGCTAAGCTCGTAAGGACCCGGGGAGGGGAGGAGGTTCGGTGGGATAAGCTCGTCATAGCCACGGGCTCCCGACCGGTTCTCCCAGAGGTTCCTGGGTTTGACCTTGAGGGTGTGCACACCATACCCAAGGACTACGAGTACCTAAAGGGGCTTAAGGAGAGGCTGAAGAAGGCGGAAAACGTCGTTATAATCGGCGGCGGGTTCATAGCCCTTGAGGTGGGGGACGAGATACGAAAACTCGGAAAGAACGTTACCCTTGTAGTCAGAAGCAGGCTCCTCAGGAACTCCTTTGATCCGGAGTTCAGCGAAATGGCGGAAAATAGGCTCCGCGAGGCAGGTGTTGACATCGTTTACGGTCACGTTGAGAGGCTCCTCGGAGGGGGAAGGGTCGAGAGGGTCAGGCTGGTTGATGGCACCGAGCTTCCTGCCGACCTCGTGATATTCTCCATCGGCTACAGGCCAAACGTCGAGCTTGCCGTGAAGGCCGGTCTCAGGGTGACGCGCTACGGCATCTGGACCGACGAGTACATGAGGACTTCCCATCCGGACATCTTTGCGGTTGGCGACTGCGTGGAGCACAGGGACTTCTTCACTGGGAAGCCGTACACCCTTATGCTGGCTTCAACGGCAACCTTTGAGGCCAGAATAGCCGGTGCCAATCTCTTCAGACTCCAGATAGTGAGGGAAAACAGGAGAACAATAGGCGTCTACGCCACCCACGTTGCCGGTTTGACCCTCGCGGCGGCCGGCCTTACGGAGGAGGCTGCGAGGAAAGAGGGCTTTGAGGTCATAGTTGGCTACGGAAAGGCTCCTGACAAGCATCCCGCGGTCTTTCCGGGAACGTCTATGATAACGGCGAAGCTGATATTCTCCCGTGACAGGGGGGCAATACTCGGCGCCCAGATAGCCGGTGGGGAGAGCGTGGGCGAGATGATAAACATCCTCGCGCTGGCGATACAGAAACGCCTTACCGCGAGCGAGCTCTACACTCTGCAGATAGCGACCCACCCGCTCCTCACGGCGTCTCCTGTGGCGTATCCGGTACTCCAGGCGGCAGAGGATGCCCTGGCGAAGCTGAGGACGTGA
- the fni gene encoding type 2 isopentenyl-diphosphate Delta-isomerase produces the protein MQAFDKEELTVIRKFEHIEHCLKRNVQAHVRNGFEDVHFIHMSLPEIDKDEIDLSVEFLGRKFDYPIFIAGMTGGTRGSQLAGKINKTLAKAAQELNIPMGVGSQRAMIKKPETWESYYVRDVAPDVFLVGNLGAPQFAETMPGRYGVDEALKAVETIQADALAIHMNPLQESVQPEGDTQYRGVLKALAELKSEFPYPIIAKETGAGVSMEVAIRLESIGIDAIDVGGLGGTSWSGVEYYRAKDEMGRNLALRFWDWGIKTAISVAEVRYATELPIIATGGMRDGITMAKALAMGATFAGVALPLLKPAVKGDVDGVVKVLQRYIEEIRNAMFLVGARNVEELRKVPLVVTGFTREWLEVRINLPAYLRRR, from the coding sequence ATGCAGGCATTTGACAAGGAAGAACTCACGGTCATCAGGAAGTTTGAGCACATTGAGCACTGCCTCAAGAGGAACGTTCAGGCTCACGTGAGAAACGGGTTTGAAGATGTTCACTTCATCCACATGAGCCTTCCCGAGATAGACAAGGATGAAATAGACCTCAGCGTTGAGTTCCTTGGGAGGAAGTTTGACTATCCAATCTTCATAGCCGGAATGACCGGCGGGACGAGGGGTTCCCAGCTTGCCGGGAAGATAAACAAGACCCTGGCCAAGGCTGCCCAGGAGCTGAACATCCCGATGGGCGTCGGTAGCCAGAGGGCGATGATAAAGAAGCCCGAGACCTGGGAGAGCTACTATGTCAGGGACGTTGCCCCCGACGTTTTCCTCGTCGGCAACCTCGGCGCTCCCCAGTTCGCTGAGACGATGCCCGGGCGCTATGGGGTGGATGAGGCATTGAAGGCCGTCGAGACAATTCAGGCGGACGCTCTGGCGATACACATGAACCCCCTCCAGGAGAGCGTCCAGCCCGAGGGGGACACGCAGTACAGGGGCGTCCTGAAAGCTTTGGCCGAGCTCAAATCGGAGTTCCCCTACCCGATAATAGCGAAGGAGACCGGAGCTGGCGTTTCAATGGAGGTGGCGATAAGGCTCGAGAGCATAGGCATTGACGCCATCGACGTCGGCGGCCTCGGTGGAACCAGCTGGAGCGGTGTTGAGTACTACCGCGCCAAGGATGAGATGGGAAGAAACCTTGCCCTTCGGTTCTGGGACTGGGGCATCAAGACCGCCATAAGCGTCGCAGAGGTTCGCTACGCCACTGAACTTCCGATAATAGCCACAGGCGGCATGCGCGACGGAATAACTATGGCCAAAGCGCTCGCGATGGGTGCCACCTTCGCCGGCGTCGCTTTGCCGCTCCTCAAACCGGCGGTGAAAGGCGATGTCGATGGAGTAGTCAAAGTCCTTCAGCGCTACATCGAGGAGATTCGCAACGCTATGTTCCTCGTTGGAGCCAGAAACGTCGAGGAGCTTAGGAAGGTTCCCCTCGTCGTCACGGGCTTCACGAGGGAGTGGCTGGAGGTGAGAATAAATCTGCCGGCATACCTCCGGAGGCGGTGA
- a CDS encoding Lrp/AsnC family transcriptional regulator yields the protein MIEAFVLVVVRPGTEEKVYNALAKEEKIKEIYRVYGEYDIILRVEVENIHELDRFHDETLRRISNIEMTETLIASSYRG from the coding sequence ATGATCGAGGCCTTCGTGCTGGTTGTTGTTAGGCCCGGAACCGAGGAGAAAGTATACAACGCCCTCGCGAAGGAGGAGAAAATCAAGGAGATATACCGCGTCTATGGGGAGTACGACATCATACTCCGGGTGGAAGTTGAGAACATCCACGAGCTTGACAGGTTCCACGACGAGACTCTGAGGAGGATAAGCAACATAGAGATGACGGAAACGCTGATAGCCAGCTCGTACAGGGGGTGA
- a CDS encoding DUF86 domain-containing protein, producing MRDTLLYVEDILEAIEKIKRYTEGMDFEDFVVDEKTVDAVIRNLEIIGETVKNLPEEFKAMHPDLPWREIAGMRDRLFHAYFGVDLSIVWYTIKNDLDEIEFRLKSIMEGQK from the coding sequence ATGAGGGATACTCTTTTGTACGTGGAAGACATCCTGGAAGCCATTGAAAAAATAAAGCGATACACTGAGGGCATGGATTTTGAGGATTTTGTAGTGGATGAAAAGACGGTAGATGCTGTTATACGCAACCTCGAAATCATTGGAGAGACAGTTAAGAATCTCCCGGAAGAGTTTAAAGCAATGCACCCGGATTTGCCTTGGAGAGAAATCGCTGGAATGAGGGACAGACTGTTTCATGCTTACTTTGGAGTTGACCTTTCAATCGTCTGGTACACAATCAAGAACGACCTCGATGAGATTGAATTTCGCTTAAAAAGTATCATGGAGGGCCAAAAATGA
- a CDS encoding MEMO1 family protein, with protein MAKVRYPAVAGSFYPSGQALIGMLEEFLGDLGEEGSERRITAGVAPHAGYVFSGYTASRIYKAIFEDGLPETFVILGPNHTGMGSPIAVYPSGKWRTPLGDVDVDSEMARAISRLSGIADLDETAHTYEHSIEVQLPFIQYLAKKAGKDVKIVPITLGIQDEEVAEDLGKAIFEAGGELGRDVVVIASTDFMHYGPMYGYIPFRARADELPHRIKEWDFRVIRRILDFDVRGMFRELKEMNHTMCGPGGVGTAIVYSRLAGAVEAELLHYTTSFEVSRSTDAVVGYASIVMRK; from the coding sequence ATGGCGAAGGTAAGGTATCCTGCCGTTGCCGGCAGCTTCTACCCGTCCGGCCAAGCGCTCATCGGGATGCTGGAGGAGTTCCTGGGCGACCTCGGGGAGGAGGGGAGTGAGAGGAGAATAACCGCCGGCGTTGCTCCCCATGCCGGCTACGTCTTCTCGGGCTACACCGCGAGCAGAATCTACAAGGCCATCTTTGAAGACGGTCTGCCGGAGACCTTTGTGATCCTCGGGCCGAACCACACCGGAATGGGTTCTCCGATAGCGGTCTATCCCTCGGGAAAATGGCGCACGCCCCTCGGTGACGTCGATGTTGATTCCGAGATGGCCAGAGCCATATCAAGGCTCTCGGGGATAGCGGACCTCGACGAGACCGCCCACACCTATGAGCACTCGATAGAGGTTCAGCTTCCCTTCATCCAGTACCTGGCCAAGAAGGCGGGAAAGGACGTTAAAATAGTCCCGATAACCCTCGGCATTCAGGACGAGGAGGTTGCCGAAGACCTCGGAAAGGCCATCTTTGAAGCCGGTGGAGAGCTCGGCAGGGACGTCGTGGTCATCGCGAGCACTGACTTCATGCACTACGGCCCCATGTACGGCTACATACCCTTCAGGGCAAGGGCCGATGAGCTCCCCCACAGGATAAAGGAGTGGGACTTCAGGGTAATAAGGCGCATCCTCGACTTCGATGTTAGGGGGATGTTCCGCGAGCTGAAGGAGATGAACCACACCATGTGCGGGCCTGGAGGAGTTGGAACCGCGATAGTCTATTCCCGCCTCGCTGGAGCGGTTGAGGCCGAGCTCCTGCACTACACCACGAGCTTCGAGGTGAGCCGTTCGACCGATGCCGTAGTGGGCTACGCCAGCATTGTGATGCGGAAGTGA